The following proteins come from a genomic window of Scomber japonicus isolate fScoJap1 chromosome 4, fScoJap1.pri, whole genome shotgun sequence:
- the bcas2 gene encoding pre-mRNA-splicing factor SPF27, whose translation MAGTASVAGEVFVDALPYFDQGYDAAGVREAAAALVEEETRRYRPTKNYLSYLITPDFSTFETEIMRNEFERLAARQPMDLLSMKRYELPAPSAGQKNDITAWQECVNNSMAQLEHQAVRIENLELMSQYGTNAWKVYNDNLAFMIEMAQKELQKFRKQIQDLNWQRKNDQLAGGAKLRELESNWVSLVSKNYEIERAIVQLENEVAQLRQQQGDENKENIRQDF comes from the exons atggcCGGAACGGCTTCGGTAGCCGGTGAGGTGTTTGTCGATGCTTTGCCATATTTTGACCAAGGTTACGATGCAGCAGGTGTCAGAGAAGCG GCTGCAGCgttggtggaggaggagacCAGAAGATACAGACCGACCAAGAACTACCTGAGCTACCTGATCACGCCTGACTTCTCTACTTTTGAG ACTGAAATCATGAGGAATGAATTTGAGCGGCTGGCGGCTCGGCAGCCCATGGATTTGCTGAGCATGAAGAG ATATGAGCTGCCGGCGCCCTCTGCAGGACAGAAGAATGACATCACAGCATGGCAGGAGTGCGTGAACAACTCAATGGCCCAGCTGGAGCACCAAGCGGTCCGTATTGAGAACCTGGAGCTCATGTCGCAGTACGGAACCAACGCATGGAAAGTCTACAATGA TAACTTGGCCTTCATGATTGAGATGGCTCAAAAGGAGCTTCAGAAATTCAG GAAACAAATTCAAGATTTAAACTGGCAGCGTAAGAACGATCAGTTAGCAGGAGGAGCCAAACTGCGAGAGCTGGAGTCAAA CTGGGTGTCTCTGGTCAGTAAGAACTACGAGATCGAGCGGGCCATCGTTCAGTTGGAGAACGAAGTGGCTCAGCTCAGACAACAGCAGGGGGACGAGAACAAGGAGAACATCAGACAGGACttttag
- the otud3 gene encoding OTU domain-containing protein 3 has protein sequence MSRKQTAKPVRSNKKSELERKRDERAARRAIVKDRKNRPQDGDEGAEFVSFSNQLQALGLKLREVPGDGNCLFRALGDQLEGHSRGHLRLRQETVQYMMSHRQDFEPFVEDDVPFAQHLSNLSQPGTFAGNDAIVAFARSQQVKVVIHQLNTPLWEINGAEKQVCRELHIAYRYGDHYDSVRRTGDNSESPAQLRIENLQNSRGQQRDFGDGQRDRQKNPSPTASEEDNVILSSIKNRGIQGDEENLLQLSAATINAEWLVGSVLGQSCQGQCASGSCSTCRVAATDCSEHKQPAEGSNVQKSKVSNKQRKEQQRQEKKKRQEERHRQKFLQSKGSQDQNQNLPEAVTLVPALNTLSI, from the exons ATGTCTAGGAAACAGACGGCCAAACCCGTGCGGAGCAACAAGAAGAGCGAATTAGAACGTAAGAGGGATGAGCGGGCGGCACGCCGGGCTATTGTAAAGGACCGTAAGAACCGACCTCAGGATGGTGATGAAGGGGCAGAGTTTGTCAGTTTCTCCAATCAGCTCCAGGCACTGGGCCTCAAGTTGAGAGAAGTCCCTGGAGATGG gaACTGCCTGTTCCGAGCTTTAGGCGACCAGTTAGAAGGCCACTCCCGGGGACACCTGCGGCTTCGCCAAGAGACTGTCCAGTATATGATGTCCCATCGGCAAGACTTTGAACCCTTTGTCGAGGACGACGTGCCCTTCGCACAGCACT TGTCCAACCTCTCTCAGCCCGGTACGTTTGCTGGCAATGACGCTATCGTGGCTTTTGCTCGTAGTCAACAGGTCAAAGTGGTCATCCATCAGCTGAACACACCGCTGTGGGAG ATAAATGGTGCAGAGAAGCAGGTGTGTAGAGAGCTGCACATCGCCTACCGCTATGGAGATCATTATGATAGTGTGAGGCGGACTGGAGACAACTCTGAAAGTCCTGCTCAGCTCCGCATAGAG AATCTGCAGAACTCACGAGGACAGCAGCGTGACTTCGGGGAcggtcagagagacagacaaaaaaatccTTCGCCCACAGCCTCGGAGGAGGACAACGTGATCCTGAGCTCTATCAAGAATCGAGGAATCCAGG GTGATGAAGAGAACCTGCTCCAGCTGAGTGCAGCAACTATAAATGCTGAATGGCTTGTAGGCTCTGTGCTGGGCCAGTCCTGCCAGGGCCAATGTGCCTCAGGATCCTGCTCAACCTGCAGAGTCGCAGCCACGGACTGCAGTGAACACAAAcagccagcagagggcagcaatGTACAGAAATCTAAG GTGTCTAACAAGCAGAGGAAAGAGCAGCAGcgacaagagaagaagaagcggCAGGAGGAGAGGCATCGGCAGAAGTTTCTCCAGAGCAAAGGAAGCCaagaccagaaccagaacctgCCGGAGGCTGTTACTTTAGTACCAGCTCTCAACACTCTGAGTATATAG